A single genomic interval of Solimonas sp. K1W22B-7 harbors:
- a CDS encoding SDR family NAD(P)-dependent oxidoreductase — MTSPGPASGNPPARHALVVGVGGRIGIGAAVARRFAAEGLHVHMAGRTQAKLDEVVADIRAAGGRASAIVNRLGGEEEIAALFAALPAEGALEAVVHNAAFKNVPRRFLTTPPQFIEDNWRISGIAGLLVGQAALRRMQPQGRGTLIVTGATASLRGRPAFAAFASAKAALRSWTLALAHEAEPLGLHVAHAVIDGVVAGDRVKETGFGLGKLWIFSKGENGALLPDQIAENYWQLHRQPRGAWTRELDLRPYKEKF, encoded by the coding sequence CGCATCGGCATCGGCGCGGCCGTCGCGCGGCGCTTCGCCGCGGAGGGCCTGCACGTACACATGGCGGGCCGCACCCAGGCCAAGCTCGACGAGGTGGTGGCGGATATCCGCGCCGCCGGCGGCCGGGCCAGCGCCATCGTCAACCGCCTCGGCGGCGAGGAAGAGATCGCTGCCTTGTTCGCGGCATTGCCCGCCGAGGGCGCGCTGGAAGCCGTGGTCCACAACGCCGCCTTCAAGAACGTGCCGCGCCGCTTCCTGACCACGCCGCCGCAGTTCATCGAGGACAACTGGCGCATCAGCGGCATCGCCGGCCTGCTGGTCGGCCAGGCCGCGCTGCGTCGCATGCAGCCGCAGGGGCGCGGCACGCTGATCGTCACCGGCGCCACGGCCTCGTTGCGCGGCCGCCCCGCATTCGCGGCATTCGCCTCGGCCAAGGCCGCGCTGCGCAGCTGGACGCTGGCGCTGGCGCATGAGGCCGAGCCGCTGGGCCTGCACGTCGCCCACGCGGTGATCGACGGCGTCGTCGCCGGCGACCGCGTCAAGGAAACCGGCTTCGGCCTCGGCAAGCTCTGGATCTTCTCCAAGGGCGAGAACGGTGCCCTGCTGCCGGACCAGATCGCCGAGAACTACTGGCAGTTGCACCGCCAACCGCGCGGCGCCTGGACGCGGGAACTGGACCTGCGCCCCTACAAGGAGAAATTCTGA
- a CDS encoding molybdopterin oxidoreductase family protein produces the protein MSTTPEPWKKTACILCAVNCGLEVQTEGRRIVKIRGDDAHPASQGYVCEKSQRMDYYQNGADRLDSPMRRRADGSYEAIDWDTAVREIAQKFKAIKAQHGGESILYYGGGGQGNHLGGAYADSFLKAIGNQYRSNALAQEKTGEFWVQGKMLGTGVHGDYEHCEVAVFIGKNPWQSHGFARARVLLREIEKDPQRTLIVIDPRRSETAEMADHHLAIRPGTDAWCLAALAGILVQEDLVAHAWLEQHGSGYAEIVPALKAIPVAGFAGICGVDEALLRQVARRIASAKSVSVYEDLGMQMSLHSTLGSYLQRLLWLLTGHYGRPGTSNAIVPLLSLSKASKGETGVSAKPVKRVEKRSPVANAKIIIGLIPCNVIPEEILTDHPKRYRAMLVHSGNPVHSLADSQRMRQAMRALELSVVVDVAMTETAREADYVLPASSQFEKAEATFFNLEFPRNVFHLRQPLFEPLPGTLPEAEIYARLVEALGELSERDYAPLKRALRLGRTAFALAFFAQVARKPKTMKYAPLILYRTLGPSLPQGMDSAAALWGVAQLYVQGNRKAAARAGFGGLPPFAGEKLFRAILGGASGVVYADSEHADSWRAVSHPDHRINLHIPEMLAELEKLAQQPLAQDRDYPYVLSAGERRSDTSNTAVRSSAWHRRGRYGTLRISPQDAAALGCADGEVLRLSTRRASVEVAAEITPMMQPGHISLPNGQGLDYRGADGQVTRKGIAPNELTDGSQRDFLAGTPWHKHVPARLERIPTEVAA, from the coding sequence ATGAGCACGACGCCGGAACCGTGGAAGAAGACCGCCTGCATTCTCTGCGCAGTGAACTGCGGCCTGGAGGTACAGACCGAAGGCCGGCGCATCGTGAAGATCCGCGGCGACGACGCCCATCCCGCGTCGCAGGGCTATGTCTGCGAGAAGTCGCAGCGCATGGACTACTACCAGAACGGCGCCGATCGCCTCGATTCACCGATGCGCCGCCGCGCCGACGGCAGCTACGAGGCGATCGACTGGGATACCGCGGTGCGCGAGATCGCGCAGAAGTTCAAGGCGATCAAGGCGCAGCATGGCGGCGAGAGCATCCTGTACTACGGCGGCGGCGGCCAGGGCAATCACCTGGGCGGCGCCTACGCCGACAGCTTTCTCAAGGCGATCGGCAACCAGTACCGCTCCAACGCGCTGGCGCAGGAGAAGACCGGCGAATTCTGGGTGCAGGGAAAGATGCTCGGCACCGGCGTGCATGGCGACTACGAGCACTGCGAGGTCGCGGTCTTCATCGGCAAGAATCCCTGGCAGTCGCATGGCTTCGCCCGCGCCCGCGTTCTGCTGCGCGAGATCGAGAAGGACCCCCAGCGCACGCTGATCGTGATCGACCCGCGCCGCAGCGAGACCGCGGAGATGGCCGACCATCATCTCGCCATCCGCCCCGGCACCGACGCCTGGTGCCTCGCCGCCCTGGCCGGCATCCTGGTGCAGGAGGACCTGGTCGCGCATGCCTGGCTGGAGCAGCACGGCAGCGGCTACGCCGAGATCGTACCGGCGCTCAAGGCGATCCCGGTTGCCGGGTTCGCCGGCATCTGCGGTGTCGACGAAGCGCTGCTGCGCCAGGTCGCGCGGCGCATCGCCAGCGCCAAGAGTGTCTCGGTCTACGAGGACCTGGGCATGCAGATGAGCCTGCATTCCACGCTCGGCAGCTACCTGCAGCGCCTGCTGTGGCTGCTCACCGGCCACTACGGCCGTCCGGGCACCAGCAATGCCATCGTGCCGCTGCTGTCGCTGTCCAAGGCCAGTAAGGGCGAGACCGGTGTCAGCGCCAAGCCCGTGAAGCGCGTCGAGAAGCGCAGCCCGGTGGCCAACGCCAAGATCATCATCGGCCTGATCCCCTGCAACGTCATCCCCGAGGAAATCCTCACCGATCACCCCAAGCGCTACCGCGCGATGCTGGTCCACAGCGGCAACCCGGTGCACTCGCTGGCCGACAGCCAGCGCATGCGCCAGGCGATGCGCGCGCTGGAACTGAGCGTGGTGGTCGACGTGGCGATGACCGAAACCGCGCGCGAGGCCGACTACGTGCTGCCGGCCAGCAGCCAGTTCGAGAAGGCCGAGGCCACCTTCTTCAACCTGGAGTTCCCGCGCAACGTCTTCCACCTGCGCCAGCCGCTGTTCGAGCCCCTGCCGGGCACGCTGCCGGAGGCGGAAATCTACGCGCGTCTGGTCGAGGCCCTGGGTGAATTGTCCGAGCGCGACTATGCGCCGCTGAAGCGCGCGCTGCGGCTGGGCCGCACCGCCTTCGCCCTGGCCTTCTTCGCCCAGGTCGCGCGCAAGCCCAAGACCATGAAGTACGCGCCGCTGATCCTCTACCGCACGCTGGGCCCGAGCCTGCCCCAGGGCATGGACTCCGCCGCAGCGCTGTGGGGCGTGGCGCAGCTCTACGTGCAGGGCAACCGCAAGGCCGCCGCGCGCGCCGGCTTCGGCGGCCTGCCGCCCTTCGCCGGCGAGAAACTGTTCCGTGCGATCCTCGGCGGCGCCTCCGGCGTGGTCTACGCCGACAGCGAGCATGCCGACAGCTGGCGCGCGGTCAGCCACCCGGATCACCGCATCAACCTGCACATTCCCGAGATGCTGGCGGAGCTGGAGAAGCTCGCGCAGCAGCCGCTGGCGCAGGACCGCGACTATCCCTATGTGCTGTCGGCCGGCGAACGCCGCAGCGACACCAGCAATACGGCCGTACGCAGCAGCGCCTGGCACCGCCGCGGGCGCTACGGCACGCTGCGCATCAGCCCGCAGGATGCCGCGGCGCTGGGCTGCGCCGACGGCGAGGTCCTGCGCCTCAGCACGCGCCGCGCCAGCGTCGAGGTGGCCGCCGAAATCACGCCGATGATGCAGCCTGGGCATATCTCCCTGCCCAACGGCCAGGGCCTGGACTACCGGGGCGCCGACGGCCAGGTGACGCGCAAGGGCATCGCGCCCAATGAACTGACCGACGGCAGCCAGCGCGACTTTCTCGCCGGCACGCCCTGGCACAAGCACGTGCCCGCAAGACTGGAACGCATTCCCACGGAGGTCGCTGCATGA
- a CDS encoding 2-hydroxychromene-2-carboxylate isomerase: MKSVDFYYDFGSPTAYLAWTQLARICADKNAQLVYKPFLLGAVFKATGNQSPVMIPAKAKFMFADLKRWAQHWNVPLTLNPHFPFNTLDFMRAAAGVQLHMPERFEEFNRAIYEGMWVQAKDFSKPAVVAEALAAVGFDPAAVLALAADDAAKAALRANTDEALARGAFGAPTFVVDGELYWGQDRLFMVEAALAA, encoded by the coding sequence ATGAAATCCGTCGACTTCTACTACGACTTCGGCAGCCCCACGGCCTACCTGGCCTGGACGCAGCTGGCACGCATCTGCGCGGACAAGAACGCGCAGCTGGTCTACAAGCCCTTCCTGCTGGGCGCGGTGTTCAAGGCCACTGGAAACCAGTCGCCAGTCATGATCCCGGCCAAGGCCAAGTTCATGTTCGCCGACCTCAAGCGCTGGGCGCAGCACTGGAACGTGCCGCTGACGCTGAACCCGCACTTCCCCTTCAATACCCTGGACTTCATGCGCGCCGCCGCCGGCGTGCAGTTGCACATGCCCGAGCGCTTCGAGGAATTCAACCGCGCGATCTACGAGGGGATGTGGGTACAGGCCAAGGACTTCAGCAAGCCGGCCGTGGTCGCCGAGGCCCTGGCCGCCGTCGGCTTCGATCCCGCAGCAGTGCTGGCACTGGCCGCCGACGATGCGGCCAAGGCGGCCCTGCGCGCCAACACCGACGAGGCCCTGGCGCGCGGCGCCTTCGGTGCGCCGACCTTCGTCGTCGACGGAGAACTTTACTGGGGGCAGGATCGGTTGTTCATGGTGGAAGCGGCGCTGGCGGCTTAG
- a CDS encoding SDR family oxidoreductase gives MAARPCAVIFGAGDSGSAAAAIAARLADEGLPLHLAGTHAAGLKAAATALRPSGQAVTIATLDPADATQVASLFQRIADAGQQPSLVVHAPGAQSTGTPALQTSLAEAEALWRRICYAGALIGQAAMPRLLEAGQGTLLLLAPAASGAAVAAASAGLRALSQSMAREFGPQGLHVAQLMLAEGVQPEAVAETCWWLHRQHRTTWTQELDLLP, from the coding sequence ATGGCCGCGCGCCCCTGCGCAGTGATCTTCGGCGCCGGCGACAGCGGCAGCGCCGCGGCAGCGATCGCCGCGCGCCTCGCGGACGAGGGCCTGCCGCTGCACCTCGCCGGCACCCATGCCGCCGGCCTCAAGGCCGCCGCGACCGCCCTGCGCCCCTCCGGCCAGGCAGTGACCATTGCCACGCTGGACCCGGCGGATGCCACCCAGGTCGCCAGCCTGTTCCAGCGCATCGCCGACGCCGGCCAGCAGCCTTCGCTGGTCGTGCACGCGCCGGGCGCCCAGTCCACCGGCACCCCGGCGCTGCAGACCTCGCTGGCCGAAGCCGAGGCACTGTGGCGGCGCATCTGCTACGCCGGCGCCCTGATCGGCCAGGCCGCGATGCCGCGCTTGCTGGAGGCAGGCCAGGGCACACTGCTGTTGCTGGCCCCCGCCGCCAGCGGTGCCGCCGTCGCGGCCGCCTCCGCCGGCCTGCGCGCACTGTCGCAGTCGATGGCGCGTGAGTTCGGGCCGCAGGGCCTCCACGTCGCCCAATTGATGCTGGCAGAGGGCGTGCAGCCCGAGGCCGTCGCCGAAACCTGCTGGTGGCTGCACCGCCAGCACCGCACCACCTGGACGCAGGAACTCGACCTGCTGCCTTGA
- a CDS encoding SDR family oxidoreductase, which yields MSTNPDNRVALVIGAGDGNGAAIARRFAREGYIACVVRRTADKLQPLVAQIVAGGGRAHAFGTDARKEEDVTALFEQIERDIGPVEVLVFNVGANVPSSILDETARKYFKIWEMACLAGFLSGREAAKRMVARGRGTILFTGATASTRGAAGFAAFAGAKHALRALAQSMARELGPRGVHVGHIVIDGMVDTDFIRDNFPKVYAERMPKEGILKPEHIAESYWQLHTQPRDAWTFELDLRPYMETW from the coding sequence ATGAGCACGAATCCTGACAACCGCGTCGCCCTGGTGATCGGTGCCGGCGACGGCAACGGCGCCGCCATCGCCCGGCGCTTCGCACGCGAGGGCTACATCGCCTGCGTGGTACGCCGCACCGCCGACAAGCTGCAGCCGCTGGTGGCGCAGATCGTCGCCGGCGGCGGACGCGCGCATGCCTTCGGCACTGACGCGCGCAAGGAAGAGGACGTGACGGCGCTGTTCGAGCAGATCGAACGCGACATCGGGCCGGTGGAGGTGCTGGTGTTCAACGTCGGCGCCAACGTGCCCTCGTCGATCCTCGACGAGACCGCGCGCAAGTATTTCAAGATCTGGGAGATGGCCTGCCTCGCCGGCTTCCTCAGCGGACGCGAGGCCGCGAAGCGCATGGTCGCCCGCGGCCGCGGCACGATCCTGTTCACCGGCGCCACCGCCAGCACGCGCGGTGCCGCCGGCTTCGCCGCCTTCGCCGGCGCCAAGCACGCGCTGCGCGCGCTGGCGCAGAGCATGGCGCGCGAGCTGGGCCCCAGGGGCGTGCACGTCGGCCACATCGTGATCGACGGCATGGTCGACACCGACTTCATCCGCGACAACTTCCCCAAGGTCTATGCCGAACGCATGCCGAAGGAAGGCATCCTCAAGCCCGAGCACATCGCCGAGAGCTACTGGCAGCTGCACACGCAGCCGCGCGACGCCTGGACCTTCGAACTCGATCTGCGCCCCTACATGGAAACCTGGTGA
- a CDS encoding glutathione S-transferase family protein, with product MNTIVLHQWEISPFCRKVARSLDHKGLDYEVVNYNGLKAMFAARLSPVGKLPVIDIDGQRVQDSTRIARYLDQHFPEPPLYPADPQQRAQAELWEDYADELLYWYEVYLRVNDPDALDQAVSLSMVGRPAVERLPVKLSLRTMLRISLAGQGLGRMKREDVQAEFLRQLDRIETLLPLDGWLVGDSKTIADIAVGSQLLEVVRTSPLRSEIERRPRLWAWLQRI from the coding sequence ATGAACACGATCGTTCTGCACCAGTGGGAAATCTCGCCGTTCTGCCGCAAGGTCGCGCGCTCGCTGGACCACAAGGGCCTGGACTACGAGGTGGTCAACTACAACGGCCTGAAGGCGATGTTCGCCGCGCGCCTGTCGCCGGTCGGCAAACTGCCGGTAATCGACATCGACGGACAGCGGGTCCAGGACAGCACCCGCATCGCCCGCTATCTCGACCAGCACTTTCCCGAACCGCCGCTCTACCCCGCCGACCCGCAGCAGCGCGCGCAGGCCGAGCTCTGGGAGGACTACGCCGACGAGCTGCTGTACTGGTACGAGGTCTACCTGCGCGTCAACGATCCCGATGCCCTGGACCAGGCGGTGTCGCTCAGCATGGTGGGGCGCCCGGCGGTCGAACGCCTGCCGGTGAAGCTGAGCCTGCGCACGATGCTGCGCATCAGCCTCGCGGGCCAGGGCCTGGGCCGCATGAAGCGCGAGGATGTGCAGGCCGAATTCCTGCGTCAGCTGGACCGCATCGAGACCCTGCTGCCGCTTGACGGCTGGCTGGTCGGCGACAGCAAGACCATCGCCGATATCGCGGTAGGATCGCAGTTGCTGGAGGTGGTGCGTACCAGTCCGCTGCGTAGCGAGATCGAGCGGCGGCCGCGGCTGTGGGCCTGGCTGCAGCGCATCTGA